A window of Eubacteriaceae bacterium ES3 contains these coding sequences:
- a CDS encoding D-aminoacylase: protein MMVNKSIMIIKNGTLVDGTGQAAFMADLMIKEERIQAIAAAGSFDNESEALIIDAAEKIVSPGFIDTHSHSDLAVLIEPELLPKLNQGITTEVLGQDGISMAPLPPKYISAWRKNLAGLDGDSDQIDWAYENTSNYLAMIEAAKPALNESYLLPHGNVRMEAMGLDDRKPTAEEIEQMCKITRREMEAGCLGFSSGLIYTPCAYSKTSEIIAICKIIAEYNGVFVVHQRSEADTIITSMKEILEIGRKTGVKIHFSHFKVCGKNNWKYIPEMFKLLDEAKEEGIAVTFDQYPYAAGSTMLGVILPPWAHDGGTDQLMDRLRDHSVRQKMKEDIASGIPGWDNFVDFAGLDQIFITSVNTEHNQDVIGLSLAELGNKKGKDALEATFDLLLAEENAVGMVDFYGLEEHIIQIMKRDEMNACTDGLLAGTPHPRVYGSFPRIAGKYVREEKVISLEAAVAKMSGKSATSMGIKERGFLKEGYYADIVIWNAETISDRGTFVEPKKKPVGIDHVIVNGIPLILNGEFTGNRSGKVIRR, encoded by the coding sequence ATGATGGTGAATAAATCGATTATGATAATTAAAAATGGGACATTGGTGGATGGTACCGGCCAGGCAGCTTTTATGGCAGATCTTATGATAAAAGAAGAGCGTATCCAGGCAATAGCGGCAGCAGGGTCTTTTGATAATGAGTCGGAGGCATTAATCATCGATGCTGCTGAAAAAATTGTGTCACCGGGATTTATCGATACCCACAGTCATTCGGACCTGGCAGTACTGATAGAACCGGAATTATTGCCTAAACTCAACCAGGGTATTACCACAGAAGTTCTGGGCCAGGATGGCATATCGATGGCGCCTTTACCCCCAAAGTATATTTCAGCCTGGCGAAAAAATCTGGCCGGTCTAGATGGAGACAGCGACCAGATTGACTGGGCATATGAAAATACCAGTAACTATCTGGCCATGATCGAAGCAGCAAAACCGGCTTTAAATGAAAGCTATCTGCTGCCTCATGGGAATGTCAGAATGGAAGCCATGGGTTTGGACGATCGCAAGCCTACTGCCGAAGAAATTGAGCAGATGTGCAAAATAACCAGACGCGAGATGGAAGCGGGATGCTTGGGCTTTTCATCAGGATTAATTTATACGCCTTGTGCTTATTCCAAAACCAGTGAAATAATTGCGATATGTAAGATTATTGCCGAGTATAATGGTGTTTTTGTGGTGCATCAAAGAAGTGAAGCGGACACGATTATTACTTCGATGAAAGAAATTTTAGAAATTGGGCGAAAAACAGGGGTAAAGATTCATTTTTCCCACTTTAAGGTCTGCGGCAAAAACAACTGGAAGTATATCCCGGAGATGTTTAAATTACTGGATGAGGCAAAAGAAGAGGGAATAGCTGTAACATTTGATCAATATCCATATGCGGCGGGTTCTACTATGCTGGGCGTTATTTTACCCCCCTGGGCCCATGATGGTGGGACGGATCAGCTTATGGATCGCTTAAGGGATCACTCGGTACGGCAAAAAATGAAAGAAGATATCGCAAGCGGCATTCCCGGCTGGGATAATTTTGTGGATTTTGCCGGTCTTGATCAGATATTTATTACCAGTGTCAATACGGAGCATAATCAGGATGTCATCGGTTTGAGTTTGGCGGAGCTGGGGAATAAAAAGGGTAAGGATGCCCTGGAGGCGACATTTGATCTGCTTCTGGCAGAAGAAAATGCAGTTGGGATGGTCGATTTCTATGGACTGGAAGAACATATCATTCAGATTATGAAACGTGATGAGATGAATGCCTGTACCGACGGACTTCTGGCAGGTACACCCCATCCCAGAGTTTACGGATCTTTTCCGCGAATAGCAGGAAAATATGTAAGAGAAGAAAAAGTAATAAGTCTTGAGGCAGCTGTAGCTAAAATGTCTGGAAAATCGGCAACCTCAATGGGAATAAAGGAAAGGGGCTTTCTCAAAGAAGGATATTATGCAGATATAGTAATATGGAATGCTGAAACGATTAGTGATCGGGGAACTTTTGTCGAGCCTAAGAAGAAGCCTGTAGGAATTGACCATGTTATTGTTAATGGTATACCATTGATACTTAACGGTGAATTTACCGGTAATCGAAGCGGAAAAGTTATCAGGAGGTAA
- the xdh gene encoding selenium-dependent xanthine dehydrogenase, which produces MYTFWVNGIEISTALDKNLLDFIRDELDITSLKNGCKEGSCGACMVLIDGKKGRACKNTTAKVNGKNIITVEGLSEREKEVYDYCFKKAGGVQCGFCTPGMIISAKSLLDTEKNPSSSDVKKAIKGNICRCTGYKKIEEAILQAADFFRVDLPIPVEKFTGKIGERTFRPDAMSKIDGSAKYVEDIKVEGMIYGSALRSRYPRALVKDIDITQAIKHPDAVAIVLAEDVPGQRYIGHLTHDWPALIAKGEITRYLGDSIALVAAKNSEALQEIKDLIDVQYQELEPMLSAEQAIEKNAEDIHEGGNIYRTEVIKRGQVDKALRESAHVVTMSYSTPHQEHAFLEPETALAVPEQERLTVYTGGQGIYDEYREISMLLGIPKEKLRIKSAVVGGGFGGKEDMSVQHHAALLAYITKLPVRVSLTREESFLVHPKRHPMEMELTTACDKDGRLTAMKLRLNADTGAYASLGGPVLQRACTHAAGPYNYQNIDIIGKAVYTNNVPSGAFRGFGVTQTIFATECNINLLAEKVGLDPYEIRHLNAIRPGQTLPNGQIVDEGTGLLECIEAVKDAYYDNYKRAGIACAIKNAGVGVGIPDTGRVRLVIIDGKVSLRTSASCMGQGIAETMRTILCQTTGLKPEDVIVSDPDTDITPDSGTSTASRQTVINGETTRRASLKLAQDLNNHSLSELEGKVYYEEFTGITDPMGSDKANPVSHLEYGYACQVVILGEDGKVDKVVAAHDVGRAINPTNVEGQIEGGIVMGLGYALTEDLKIKNGCPTASFGKLGLLRSTDTPDIETILIEKNHAELAYGAKGVGEITLIPTAPATQAAYYKWDGNFRTSLPLENTPYSK; this is translated from the coding sequence ATGTATACATTTTGGGTCAATGGCATAGAAATTTCAACAGCTTTGGATAAAAATCTTTTGGATTTTATTAGAGATGAGCTGGATATCACTTCCCTTAAGAATGGTTGTAAAGAAGGCTCCTGTGGTGCATGTATGGTGCTTATCGACGGGAAAAAAGGACGTGCCTGCAAAAATACGACGGCAAAAGTTAATGGCAAAAATATCATAACGGTCGAAGGACTATCAGAACGAGAAAAAGAAGTTTATGACTACTGTTTCAAAAAAGCAGGAGGAGTGCAATGCGGTTTCTGCACACCGGGAATGATTATTAGTGCTAAATCCCTTTTAGATACTGAAAAGAACCCCTCATCAAGCGATGTTAAAAAAGCCATCAAAGGCAATATCTGCCGTTGCACAGGCTATAAAAAAATCGAGGAGGCAATCCTACAGGCGGCAGATTTTTTTAGAGTGGATTTGCCTATCCCTGTAGAGAAATTTACCGGAAAAATTGGTGAGCGAACATTTCGGCCGGATGCGATGAGTAAAATTGATGGCTCGGCAAAATATGTTGAAGATATCAAAGTTGAAGGAATGATCTATGGCAGTGCCCTGCGTTCCCGATATCCCAGAGCCCTGGTAAAAGATATTGATATAACGCAAGCGATTAAACATCCCGATGCAGTAGCGATAGTATTGGCAGAAGATGTACCTGGTCAGCGATACATTGGTCACTTAACCCATGATTGGCCAGCCCTTATCGCTAAAGGAGAGATAACACGTTATCTTGGAGACAGTATCGCCCTTGTTGCGGCCAAGAACTCTGAAGCCCTGCAGGAAATTAAAGACCTGATTGATGTCCAGTACCAAGAATTAGAACCGATGTTATCGGCTGAGCAAGCGATAGAAAAAAACGCTGAGGATATTCATGAGGGCGGAAATATCTACCGGACAGAAGTGATTAAAAGAGGTCAAGTAGACAAGGCTTTGCGTGAGTCAGCCCATGTTGTGACCATGTCTTACTCAACACCTCATCAGGAACACGCTTTTCTGGAGCCTGAGACTGCTTTGGCTGTTCCTGAGCAGGAGCGTTTAACTGTCTATACTGGCGGTCAGGGGATTTATGATGAGTATCGTGAAATAAGCATGCTTTTGGGAATTCCCAAAGAAAAGCTGCGGATAAAAAGTGCAGTTGTTGGGGGCGGATTCGGCGGTAAGGAAGATATGAGTGTTCAGCATCATGCTGCTCTGCTGGCATATATTACAAAACTTCCGGTGCGTGTTAGTCTGACAAGAGAAGAAAGTTTTCTTGTTCATCCTAAACGTCATCCAATGGAGATGGAATTAACCACAGCTTGCGATAAAGATGGCAGACTGACCGCGATGAAGCTGCGATTGAACGCTGATACCGGGGCCTATGCTTCATTGGGCGGTCCGGTCCTGCAAAGAGCCTGTACCCACGCAGCTGGACCATATAATTATCAGAATATAGATATAATCGGCAAGGCAGTTTATACCAATAACGTTCCCAGCGGGGCATTTAGGGGCTTTGGAGTAACACAGACGATATTTGCCACAGAATGTAATATTAATTTGCTGGCTGAGAAAGTCGGATTAGACCCCTATGAAATACGGCATTTAAATGCTATCAGACCGGGACAGACTTTGCCCAATGGACAGATTGTCGATGAAGGTACTGGACTTTTGGAGTGTATTGAAGCAGTTAAAGATGCTTATTATGATAACTATAAACGCGCTGGCATAGCCTGTGCCATCAAGAATGCAGGTGTGGGCGTGGGGATTCCAGATACCGGTCGTGTACGTCTGGTAATTATCGATGGCAAGGTATCGTTAAGAACCAGTGCCTCCTGCATGGGCCAGGGAATTGCCGAAACAATGAGAACAATCTTATGTCAAACCACTGGTTTGAAACCAGAAGACGTGATAGTCTCAGATCCGGATACAGATATTACCCCTGATTCAGGAACCAGTACAGCTTCAAGGCAAACGGTTATTAATGGTGAAACGACCAGAAGGGCCAGCCTTAAACTCGCACAGGATCTGAATAATCATAGCCTTTCAGAACTGGAAGGAAAAGTCTACTATGAAGAATTTACTGGTATTACTGATCCGATGGGAAGTGATAAAGCAAACCCGGTCAGTCATCTGGAGTATGGATACGCCTGTCAGGTTGTTATACTGGGGGAAGATGGAAAAGTCGATAAGGTAGTGGCAGCCCATGATGTGGGCCGGGCCATTAATCCGACTAATGTAGAAGGTCAGATAGAAGGTGGTATTGTAATGGGCCTGGGCTATGCGTTGACAGAAGATCTAAAAATTAAAAATGGTTGTCCGACAGCAAGCTTTGGAAAATTGGGGCTTTTACGTTCAACTGATACACCAGATATAGAAACGATTCTGATTGAGAAGAATCATGCTGAGTTAGCTTATGGGGCGAAAGGGGTAGGAGAAATTACCCTGATCCCGACAGCGCCTGCAACACAGGCCGCTTACTATAAATGGGATGGGAACTTTAGAACATCATTGCCGCTTGAAAATACACCGTATTCTAAATAA
- a CDS encoding selenate reductase produces MSDVMVPISFEMLLADLLKGYKEKKCFLDVPVDRNKNCSTGQNIGPAAGPHTQLAGNIVAAYGAGASCFELKTVQILTGEALGIVKPCIYAATEVFNTEWSTELSIEEAKAEYIKAYLLLKVLIKEFDLGDPDEFEFIMSVGYDLAGIQSEPVDGFINQLMDASQAEEWKKDIAYLLENVDLFDNISRDYIKNISPFISNTIALSTMHGCKKEEIEVIAGHLLKNKVMNVYVKLNPTLLGKESVRSILDKQGYQHILLDDHVFELDIDLDSAVDMLKRLMSEAEKDGKIFGVKLTNTLPVKNANHELTGDNMYLSGPALYPIAIGVADILARQFDGKLPISYSGGADEHNISDILACGIKPVTVSSLLLKSGGYKNFNRLITAASGVDCPATIDLEKLENLSLSACEESLYQYKERKIFKQAKAYTSLCSACNNCVDLCPNRANRVIELEQKKVVIHIDDLCNECGLCSLYCIKGHEPYQAKFTLFSTREGFENSSNPGVYSDSEDHLRNDEHEVKMFLKNDSWSNCLREFLKTGHH; encoded by the coding sequence ATGAGTGATGTAATGGTGCCGATTTCGTTTGAAATGCTTTTAGCAGATCTGCTTAAAGGATATAAGGAAAAAAAATGCTTTCTTGATGTCCCGGTAGACAGAAATAAAAACTGTTCAACGGGGCAAAATATAGGTCCTGCTGCTGGCCCGCATACGCAGCTTGCGGGAAATATTGTCGCCGCTTATGGGGCGGGCGCGTCCTGCTTTGAACTGAAAACTGTTCAGATACTGACGGGTGAAGCATTAGGAATTGTCAAACCCTGTATATACGCTGCCACAGAAGTTTTTAATACAGAATGGTCGACTGAGTTGTCTATCGAAGAAGCGAAAGCGGAATATATCAAAGCCTATCTTCTTCTAAAAGTGCTGATAAAGGAATTCGATCTGGGTGATCCCGATGAATTTGAATTCATTATGAGCGTTGGATATGATTTAGCAGGGATACAAAGTGAGCCTGTGGATGGGTTTATCAATCAACTTATGGATGCCTCCCAAGCTGAGGAATGGAAAAAAGATATCGCTTATCTGCTGGAAAATGTGGATTTGTTTGACAATATTTCAAGGGATTATATTAAAAATATCAGTCCTTTTATCAGCAATACCATTGCCCTCTCTACCATGCACGGCTGCAAGAAAGAGGAGATTGAAGTAATTGCCGGACATCTCCTTAAAAATAAGGTTATGAATGTTTATGTCAAGCTAAATCCAACGCTTTTAGGTAAAGAGAGCGTCAGAAGCATTCTTGATAAGCAAGGCTATCAGCATATTCTATTGGACGACCATGTTTTTGAATTGGATATCGATTTGGACAGTGCCGTAGATATGCTCAAAAGACTCATGTCAGAAGCTGAAAAAGATGGAAAAATATTCGGGGTTAAACTTACGAATACACTTCCGGTAAAAAATGCTAATCATGAACTCACCGGTGATAATATGTACTTATCAGGACCAGCCCTTTATCCTATAGCAATTGGCGTAGCCGATATTCTGGCCAGGCAGTTTGATGGTAAACTGCCCATATCTTATTCAGGCGGTGCGGATGAGCATAACATCTCTGATATCCTGGCCTGTGGCATTAAGCCGGTAACCGTTTCATCTTTACTACTGAAGTCAGGTGGTTACAAGAATTTTAATCGCCTGATTACTGCAGCTTCGGGAGTTGATTGTCCGGCGACCATTGATTTGGAAAAACTGGAAAATTTATCTTTAAGTGCTTGTGAAGAAAGCTTGTATCAATACAAGGAAAGAAAAATTTTCAAACAGGCAAAAGCCTATACGTCATTATGTTCAGCCTGTAATAATTGTGTGGATCTATGTCCTAACCGGGCTAATCGTGTGATTGAGCTGGAACAAAAAAAGGTCGTTATTCATATTGATGATCTCTGCAATGAATGTGGCTTATGCAGCTTATACTGTATAAAAGGGCATGAACCCTATCAGGCTAAGTTCACGCTATTTTCGACCAGAGAAGGGTTCGAAAACAGTAGTAATCCTGGCGTTTATAGTGATAGCGAAGATCATTTGCGTAATGATGAGCATGAAGTAAAGATGTTTTTAAAAAACGATAGCTGGTCGAATTGTTTAAGGGAGTTTCTGAAAACAGGTCATCATTAA
- a CDS encoding PAS domain-containing protein has protein sequence MKFYDVSDYIPMVNFLANVLGPNTEVVLHDLRNYEESIIAIENGHISGRKIGGPVTDLVLGIVKNKKYSDSDYVANYTGKTKDGIRLKSSSFFIKDEAGSIIGMLCVNTSISVYLELHKQLSDIINYGMDQDLISQVSESNIVEENFRESVEEITMGSVEAVLAGYDIPPERMSSDEKMEIVKKLFDKGIFLIKGEVSRVAEYLKVSDATMYRYLNKIK, from the coding sequence ATGAAATTTTATGATGTGAGTGATTACATACCAATGGTAAATTTTCTTGCAAACGTATTGGGACCAAATACTGAAGTCGTACTGCATGATTTGAGAAATTATGAAGAATCGATTATTGCAATTGAAAACGGTCATATCAGCGGAAGAAAAATAGGCGGACCGGTTACGGATTTAGTACTGGGCATTGTTAAGAATAAAAAATATTCAGACAGCGATTATGTAGCCAATTATACCGGCAAAACAAAAGACGGTATTCGTCTTAAATCATCATCTTTTTTTATCAAGGATGAAGCTGGTTCAATTATTGGTATGCTGTGTGTTAATACAAGTATTTCTGTCTATTTAGAACTGCACAAGCAGCTTAGCGATATTATCAACTATGGTATGGATCAGGACCTGATCAGTCAGGTGAGTGAGAGTAACATTGTAGAAGAGAATTTTCGCGAATCGGTGGAAGAGATCACAATGGGTTCTGTTGAGGCCGTTTTGGCAGGCTATGATATTCCGCCGGAAAGAATGTCGTCTGATGAAAAAATGGAAATTGTCAAAAAGCTGTTTGATAAGGGGATCTTTCTTATCAAGGGAGAAGTCAGCAGAGTCGCTGAATATTTAAAAGTGTCCGATGCGACAATGTATCGATATTTAAATAAGATCAAATAG
- the ssnA gene encoding putative aminohydrolase SsnA — MTKSGKILIGNGRLITRDPLRPFLKNGALVIDANHIEEVGETQVLLQKYPGSDYIDAQGMFIMPGYINAHHHIYSAFARGMSIPDNHPQNFLEILEGTWWNLDRHMTLEETYNSGIAAYLECIRNGVTTLIDHHASYKEVTGSLYALEKAAALTGVRTCLSYEISDRDGKEKMLQAVEESFDFAESLENSTMIETLIGLHASFTLSDETLKICKERNSRKIGYHVHVAEGLYDQEHSLKEYGCSVVERLKRFDILNENTLAGHCVHISKEDMDILKESGVTVIHNPQSNMANAVGVPDVLRMIDKGITVCLGTDGYTFDMLESAKAALVLQKHQSGNPDRGFAETSAMLFENNARIASKIFGETLGIIKEGAAADVIIVDYRPYTPLNESNIDGHLFFGITGNHTDTTIINGKVLMRHKKMMADTENLSAKCVESAAELWRKLYE; from the coding sequence ATGACGAAATCCGGAAAAATATTGATAGGAAATGGAAGGCTGATTACCAGAGATCCATTAAGACCTTTTTTAAAAAATGGAGCATTAGTGATAGACGCAAATCACATCGAAGAAGTTGGAGAGACCCAGGTCCTTTTGCAGAAATATCCCGGTTCAGATTATATTGATGCACAGGGAATGTTTATAATGCCAGGCTATATCAATGCCCACCATCACATTTACAGTGCTTTTGCCAGAGGGATGAGTATACCGGATAACCATCCTCAAAATTTTCTGGAAATTCTGGAAGGAACCTGGTGGAATTTAGACCGGCATATGACACTGGAAGAAACTTATAACTCTGGAATTGCAGCTTATCTTGAATGTATCAGAAATGGTGTGACAACATTAATTGACCATCATGCAAGCTATAAAGAAGTGACTGGAAGTCTGTATGCGTTGGAAAAAGCGGCCGCGTTAACAGGTGTAAGAACCTGTCTTTCTTATGAAATATCAGATAGAGACGGAAAAGAGAAAATGCTGCAAGCGGTAGAAGAGTCTTTTGACTTCGCAGAAAGTCTTGAAAATAGCACAATGATTGAAACCCTGATCGGTTTACATGCTTCGTTTACGCTGAGTGATGAAACACTCAAAATTTGCAAAGAAAGAAATTCCCGGAAAATTGGTTATCATGTACACGTTGCTGAAGGCCTTTATGACCAGGAACATTCCTTAAAAGAATATGGATGTTCAGTGGTAGAAAGATTGAAGCGTTTTGACATATTGAACGAGAATACTTTGGCAGGCCATTGTGTCCATATTTCTAAAGAGGATATGGATATTCTGAAAGAATCAGGTGTTACCGTTATCCATAATCCCCAGTCCAATATGGCAAATGCTGTGGGCGTACCGGATGTATTGAGAATGATTGACAAAGGGATAACCGTCTGTCTTGGTACTGATGGATATACCTTTGACATGCTCGAATCGGCAAAGGCTGCCCTGGTACTGCAAAAGCACCAAAGCGGGAATCCGGATAGAGGCTTTGCAGAAACGTCAGCGATGTTATTTGAAAATAATGCCAGAATCGCTTCGAAAATATTTGGTGAGACTCTAGGTATAATAAAAGAAGGCGCAGCAGCCGATGTGATTATTGTTGACTATCGACCTTATACACCGCTTAATGAAAGTAACATTGATGGCCATCTTTTCTTTGGTATTACCGGAAATCATACAGACACCACAATTATCAATGGAAAAGTTTTGATGCGGCATAAGAAGATGATGGCTGACACCGAAAACTTATCGGCTAAATGTGTGGAAAGCGCGGCCGAATTATGGAGGAAACTATATGAGTGA
- a CDS encoding nucleoside deaminase produces MNKHVKYLEEAIEVSKKARESGNTPFGALLADKDGNILLRQGNVELTEHRCTGHAETALAEKASQLYSKEFLAECTLYTTVEPCAMCTGAIYWANIGAIVYGMEESDLLKMTGNNEVNPTFNMPCRTILAAGQKDIQVTGPFKELEESIAEVHRGFWD; encoded by the coding sequence ATGAATAAGCATGTTAAATATCTGGAAGAAGCAATTGAAGTTTCGAAAAAAGCCAGGGAATCTGGAAACACACCATTTGGTGCATTGCTGGCAGATAAAGATGGGAATATTCTTTTGCGTCAGGGTAATGTTGAACTGACTGAACACCGTTGCACCGGCCATGCTGAAACAGCATTGGCAGAAAAGGCTTCCCAGCTTTACAGTAAGGAATTTTTGGCAGAGTGTACCCTGTATACGACGGTTGAACCATGCGCCATGTGCACTGGGGCTATTTACTGGGCCAATATCGGTGCTATCGTGTACGGTATGGAAGAATCGGACCTGCTGAAGATGACGGGTAACAATGAAGTCAATCCAACCTTTAATATGCCTTGCCGGACCATTCTGGCTGCCGGCCAAAAAGACATTCAAGTGACTGGGCCGTTCAAGGAACTGGAGGAGTCAATCGCAGAAGTTCATAGAGGCTTTTGGGACTAA
- a CDS encoding amidohydrolase, with protein sequence MLDQLLINAIIVTVDSDRKIWYKGAMAVAQGKIVEVGPSEILEKKYSEVKEVIDCDGKIIFPGFINTHTHLFQTLLKGLGDDMDLKDWLATMTFPAARFLTPEDCYQAALLGSMESVRSGITTSLDYMYPHASEGLSDGVIQAFKDLKIRGVFGRGTMNAGLDFGVCQEITQDVKTVEKDLVRLFDTYHNTEDGRIKVWTAPAALWSNSEEMFKMLYEVTNAYKSGLTVHVSETPFDRMATEALHGVAGVDCLEKLGITGSNVLMVHCVYLTEEDIRKAAAYDFKVSYNAVSNMYLSSGVAPVPQMIRSGVTVSLGVDGAASNNSQDMIELMKSASLLQKVHNLDPTAMTAEKVLEMATIDGAKALGMENEIGSLEAGKKADYIIFNPYLNPKAIPVHNPVSTLVYSSGMDNIESVAVDGRLILHNSKFTGGIDEEAAYRKAQATADDLALRAGITNRREGHEWKTIELEV encoded by the coding sequence ATGTTAGATCAATTACTTATAAATGCGATTATTGTCACAGTAGACAGTGACAGAAAAATCTGGTACAAAGGGGCGATGGCTGTCGCTCAGGGGAAAATTGTCGAAGTTGGACCGTCTGAAATCCTTGAAAAAAAGTATTCAGAAGTTAAAGAGGTCATAGACTGTGATGGCAAAATTATCTTTCCCGGTTTTATCAATACCCATACCCACCTTTTTCAGACGCTTTTAAAGGGGCTCGGCGATGATATGGATCTAAAGGACTGGTTAGCGACGATGACCTTTCCGGCCGCCCGCTTTCTGACACCGGAGGACTGTTACCAGGCTGCTCTTCTGGGAAGTATGGAATCCGTCCGCAGCGGGATTACCACATCCCTTGACTATATGTACCCCCATGCATCAGAAGGTTTGAGTGACGGCGTAATCCAGGCCTTTAAAGATTTAAAAATCCGTGGTGTTTTTGGCAGGGGAACCATGAATGCCGGTTTGGATTTCGGTGTTTGCCAGGAGATTACTCAGGACGTGAAAACGGTCGAAAAAGATCTGGTACGTTTGTTTGATACCTACCATAACACCGAAGATGGCAGAATCAAGGTTTGGACAGCACCGGCTGCCCTTTGGTCAAACTCAGAAGAAATGTTTAAAATGCTCTATGAAGTGACTAATGCCTATAAGTCGGGTTTGACAGTTCATGTGTCTGAGACACCTTTTGATCGGATGGCGACAGAAGCCCTTCACGGTGTTGCGGGGGTGGATTGCCTAGAAAAACTGGGCATTACCGGATCTAATGTACTGATGGTGCACTGTGTTTATCTGACAGAAGAAGATATTCGGAAAGCAGCGGCTTATGATTTCAAGGTTTCTTATAATGCCGTCAGTAATATGTATTTGTCATCTGGGGTGGCACCAGTTCCACAGATGATTCGATCTGGCGTGACGGTTAGTCTGGGCGTTGATGGAGCGGCCAGCAATAACTCCCAGGATATGATTGAATTGATGAAGTCGGCCTCTCTGCTTCAAAAAGTCCATAACCTGGACCCAACGGCGATGACCGCTGAAAAGGTACTTGAAATGGCAACCATTGACGGCGCCAAGGCCCTGGGAATGGAAAATGAAATAGGCTCTCTGGAAGCAGGTAAAAAGGCTGACTATATTATCTTTAATCCGTATTTAAATCCCAAGGCGATACCGGTTCACAACCCTGTTTCAACTCTGGTTTATTCTTCGGGTATGGATAATATCGAAAGTGTTGCGGTTGATGGTCGGTTAATACTGCATAACAGCAAGTTTACCGGTGGTATTGATGAAGAAGCCGCTTACAGAAAAGCACAGGCAACAGCAGACGATTTGGCACTTCGCGCAGGGATTACAAACCGTAGAGAAGGCCATGAATGGAAAACAATTGAGTTAGAGGTGTAA